Proteins from one Gimesia maris genomic window:
- a CDS encoding dual specificity protein phosphatase family protein, which produces MSTSTEQEAVVQPASKSPRRHKLFKISLIVCALIGTGVLIWEEVLEDRIVAKRFGVVEQGKIYRSGQISSYLIEPVLSENKIEKVIALNGSDLQKPYLKAEVQTAKKLHIDHQVLHLIGDGTGDVDDYAEAVAEIMRCEKAGKPVLVHCAAGAQRTGGVIAAYRMLVQKKTPEEAYQELLQYDWKPHKDQALIDYLNQNLAQLSILLEKKIDWYEPPATIPVIGK; this is translated from the coding sequence ATGAGTACCAGCACAGAGCAGGAAGCGGTTGTGCAGCCCGCCAGCAAATCTCCCCGGCGGCATAAACTGTTCAAAATCTCCCTGATAGTCTGCGCCCTGATTGGAACAGGGGTCCTGATCTGGGAAGAAGTTCTGGAAGACCGGATCGTGGCGAAACGCTTTGGCGTTGTAGAGCAGGGGAAAATCTATCGCAGCGGACAAATTTCCAGTTACCTGATTGAACCGGTACTCAGCGAAAATAAGATCGAGAAAGTCATTGCGCTCAACGGCAGTGACCTGCAGAAACCTTATCTGAAAGCCGAAGTGCAAACTGCGAAAAAACTGCACATTGACCACCAGGTTCTGCATCTGATCGGTGATGGCACAGGCGACGTCGATGATTATGCGGAAGCCGTTGCAGAAATCATGCGCTGTGAAAAAGCTGGCAAGCCTGTTTTAGTTCATTGTGCAGCAGGTGCCCAGCGAACGGGTGGTGTCATCGCCGCCTATCGCATGCTGGTTCAGAAGAAAACTCCTGAAGAAGCATATCAGGAATTATTACAGTACGACTGGAAGCCACACAAAGACCAGGCGCTGATTGATTATCTCAATCAGAATCTGGCACAACTCTCCATTCTGCTCGAAAAGAAAATCGACTGGTATGAACCGCCGGCCACCATACCCGTGATCGGTAAATAG
- the ppk2 gene encoding polyphosphate kinase 2: protein MGSKSDKKSQDASLLPVTYHLKLPEDIVPESIQKKVKSAEKGQILCKNYPYSTKMKRKKYEREITRLQIELLKLQRWVQLNGERIVLLFEGRDAAGKGGTIKRFMEHLNPRGARVVALPKPNEKEMGQWYFQRYIEHLPTSGEIVFFDRSWYNRGVVEPVMDFCRPTEHHTFLREAPQLENMLVNSGIHLFKLWFSVSREEQFRRFKARETDKLKQWKLSPIDVKSLGLWDEYTKAQNAMFMATDTKACPWTVIRSDDKKRARLNCLRYVLNQLNYANKDQELVEHFDAEIIGSKEVIFDTSEW from the coding sequence ATGGGTTCCAAGTCTGACAAAAAGTCTCAGGATGCCTCGCTCTTACCCGTCACCTACCATCTGAAGCTTCCCGAAGACATCGTTCCGGAATCGATTCAGAAAAAAGTCAAGTCGGCTGAGAAAGGGCAGATACTCTGTAAGAACTACCCCTATTCCACCAAAATGAAGCGGAAAAAATATGAGCGTGAAATCACCCGCCTGCAAATCGAACTGCTGAAACTGCAACGCTGGGTTCAGTTGAACGGAGAGCGAATCGTACTGTTGTTTGAAGGACGGGATGCAGCGGGCAAAGGGGGCACCATTAAGCGTTTTATGGAGCACCTGAATCCTCGGGGTGCCCGAGTGGTCGCTTTACCGAAACCAAATGAAAAAGAAATGGGGCAGTGGTATTTTCAACGTTATATCGAACACCTGCCTACCAGCGGTGAAATCGTCTTTTTTGATCGCTCCTGGTACAACCGGGGTGTCGTGGAACCGGTTATGGATTTTTGTCGTCCCACCGAACATCACACCTTTCTTCGTGAAGCACCCCAATTGGAAAACATGCTGGTTAACTCGGGAATCCACCTGTTTAAACTCTGGTTCTCTGTCAGTCGGGAAGAACAGTTCCGTCGTTTCAAAGCACGCGAAACTGATAAGTTGAAACAATGGAAACTCAGCCCGATTGATGTCAAAAGCCTGGGGCTCTGGGATGAATACACCAAAGCGCAAAATGCGATGTTCATGGCGACAGATACGAAAGCCTGCCCCTGGACGGTGATTCGTTCGGATGATAAAAAACGCGCCCGGCTCAATTGTTTGAGGTATGTGCTAAATCAACTGAATTATGCGAATAAAGATCAGGAGCTTGTGGAACATTTCGATGCCGAGATCATCGGATCGAAAGAAGTCATCTTTGATACCAGCGAGTGGTAA